From Desulfuromonas soudanensis, the proteins below share one genomic window:
- the nrfH gene encoding cytochrome c nitrite reductase small subunit produces the protein MKTGKAMQYVATCCVVAAIALFAYVVYESKMLSYLSSDPKVCINCHAMNTHYATWQHSSHRDRATCVDCHLPRDSFVRKMLAKSRDGYNHSLAMTLGTYGNNLRITAHAARRIQANCISCHRETVSQMMANSELYHRQDDLPMGRPCWECHRSLPHGTTRNLMATQNNLGVKEL, from the coding sequence CGTGGCCACCTGTTGCGTCGTAGCGGCGATCGCACTCTTCGCCTATGTGGTGTACGAGTCGAAAATGCTCTCCTACCTGTCGAGCGACCCGAAGGTCTGCATCAACTGCCATGCCATGAACACCCACTATGCCACCTGGCAGCACAGCTCCCACCGCGACCGCGCCACCTGCGTGGACTGCCACCTGCCGCGGGATTCCTTCGTCCGCAAGATGCTGGCCAAATCGAGGGACGGCTACAATCATTCCCTCGCCATGACCCTGGGCACCTACGGCAACAACCTGAGAATCACCGCCCATGCCGCCCGAAGGATACAGGCCAATTGCATCTCCTGTCACCGGGAAACCGTCTCGCAGATGATGGCCAACAGCGAGCTTTATCACCGCCAGGACGACCTTCCCATGGGGCGGCCCTGCTGGGAATGCCACCGCAGCCTCCCCCACGGCACGACGCGGAATCTCATGGCGACGCAGAACAATCTCGGCGTCAAGGAATTATAA